The genomic region GAAGGATCAACGTTTCGCCGTGGGCCTGCTAGTCTGATTTGTCAATAAAGATATCTAACAGCTCCGTCTCCTAGACGCAGAGAATAGTAGAATTAATAGAAATGTAGGCATTTGGTGTGTGGTTTGTGGCTTTGCTTGTTCTTCTTAGACGGATAACGTAGACCAGATCAAAATGCACGTGAGAATTGGTTCACACGCTACGCAAGGGAAACTTCACCAAGATTTTAGAAGGAACAATATTAGCGCCTAGGGACGAATAAAGAATAAATATACACCATCCCGACTGTGTATGATTTGAACCAGCTCCTACAGAATTCTTGCCATATAAAAACAAAAGCGGCAGCGAGAACTCCTAAGAAATAATTTGTGCGGTCAATCACCTAGTGAATAGTTTAGGTGGTAACATTGGGAAACATTACATTTCGATTAAATTGGGACAAAAGTATGCAATTTCTGAAGAATAGACTAAAATCAGTAACGAATTAATTAAGAATTTCATCAATTCGATGTCAAATAAGTTGAAAGGAACAGAAATACAGAAGAAAGAAGCATCATACCATAAaatattgaattagagtttaatacATCATTATCCAAAATGTGTTAATAATTTTGTTCAAACATACAATGATTACAAAGGTACGTATGTATGTGTGTATGCATATGAGTATATTTACGTATGGAGCGTAGTGTAACGTTCCTGTCGTGGAAGATTAGTTACGGAAATGCACAAACAGTGGAAGGTAAATCTTTCTCTTAACAATTAACAATATATTTATACAACGGAAATGCTAACAATAAATACAATTAACAAATAATTGCTACTGATGTAACACTGCTGCGCATGTGGGCTAGGAAAATGTTTGCTAATATGCACTATTATTTACAATAGTCAATTGATAATTTGCTTAATTTTACTTGTTTATTAAAtcattataatttattatttttgttGGGTCGTTATAGTAGCACTATTGtataaaatacaaaaattgCGATATAAACAGTGTTTACTGTCGCTGGATCTGTCAGGACGAGGGAAACGAGAAGAAAGAAACTTTGGGAGAATTCCGCACTCGACAGCTTTATGGTATATCACCTCGATACGACACGTGCAAAAATAAAATGAGAAATGCCCTATTTGGTAAATTCCAAATAGAATAATACTAGAATTAGTAATAGAACTAATAATAATAGAAGgagaaaacaaaacaaaaataaaaaaatatccaCTCGATAATTACCTGATTCGTAAATCATTTAGATAATTGCAATATCGCCAACTTTCATTATCAACAACTCGCCTCGAAGTGAAGTATAATGATGCTTCGTATTGATTTAAATCTATCCGAGAGATCTATGCAAGGTTGAATGCGTAACTTTTGTCTCGCTTTCAAACATCTCTATTCTTCCTTTTCTTAGCAGAAGTCTGAGGCAAGTGTTTGCTATGCGTTCCAACATTGTGATGGGAGAGCTGAAATCTTTTTTCGTGTCGTTAGATGTCGGTTTTCTTGCCGTTTCTGGCAGTTCGACTTGGTTTATCTAGCGTTCTTCTACAGCCTACCTGCCGTCACAgcatacagtagcgaaactctctacCGGCACCTTTCACGTCAGCGGTGTCGAAAATATAATCGCATGCGCGTCGTCACGAGCCGAAACGTAACCATTCGCAACGatatctgaacttctgcctcgctTGCTCTTTATTGCTCTATTCTCTTTCTGTCTCCCCTACTTATTTTCACATCCAATTAATcacaatttaataaaaataatagatatattatttttaatacggaaagaaagcgaaagtaaaaaaagaaataaaatacaTATGTTATTGTTAAGTCTCAGTGGACTTTATTGTTTgaaatatagccacatttggcaaacagatgtcctaagcaggaataatctccaaaaagccactactttcgaagtcgaggtaattactgtttactccacatacctactaaaggtcgtcgccgtttctttaaatctttgtgcagttttcctataaatcaagtcgaggcgctttttgggtttattgcttgctacggtcaagattaggacatGTGGAACTCACGTGTGCGTCTCTCGAAGATAAGACTGggtacctgcgggtgaccgacggtttggggcggttactttatcagaatttgcagtaaccaataatagtcgacagccgcttccctcaccaaacttcgaaaaatgtgtaaggacgaatccgcatgtcctagctaaaAAACACACCCACCGGCGAACCTTTAAATACGCCGGAATAGTTAGAGAGTCCATGAGAATAACAAGTATTTGTCGAGAATCTTAAAGGAGTAACAACCGTACGATATACATACACAAACCTTGTCGACTACACTCCCCATCAGTTACCGATATACGAACTATAAAAAACATAAGTGGTAAAGGATCATTTTTCAACAAAGTCTAATCCCTTAATCACACCCACGTTAAACCAAACATCGGGTATTAACAGTTATAATATAACATTTGATATAAATGTATCATAATATTtataactataaaaatgtaaggaCATAAATGATCCATGTATAAGATAAACAACAAGATAagcaaaatatattttattaatatagactgtatattttataatatattggaatttattaatatattaattaatgaATTAATACAGCAACACCTGAAAAAAGATGAACCTCTTTCAAGCAGCAATAAGTATTCTACATATAGGGTATTGCATTCCTTCCAATTttagcttcaggtttggttagatatttaATCGTCTAATCGTATGATTcctataataaagtaattaaaacAGAAAAGAAACTTTTTATTTAACACGTTCGACACCATTACCGTAATCTTactgagggcaatgtaacgggagtaagaaatcacactcgacctttttgcccacaatttaatataagacaatcaacaacagttatcaatagcgaaacaataataaaacaatagttcttaatgttgggggcggtgctacggctacgatttcttttacgtcgctacgcgactctagtgaaactcaacttgacctcacaattcttaacgaatatggaggctgctctaacgaacagggtgttctcgccgaactgttctaaccgaactatatgctagcgtcgttctaacagaactatgtgcttgcctcgttctaaccgaactgtccgaatcgaactgtcgcgaggacgaaaatgtcgtcccttaaaaatgcgtatagaaaaggatgggaaatcccagaatgaaaaggatggatgcacagacgaggagagtgaacgtttccacgaaacgtaacggacggaaattggtcataaataaaccaagttcaaggatctatcgtacgcgactggcaatgctcagtcgcgacgaaatcttaagggaaacaattgcttggcccagatgatggacacaaaccagacgggtatcgggtttaggaaacgcgcgggcctggtcgccaagtgctaacccgcggtggccagacctgcgctgtgtcgtaggaacgcattgttatttctttagagaatttacgactcgaaaataccaggaatcgtagccgccacatcaccccccTGCCAGTGATTGATCCAATCACGATAATTGTAGACGATCGGGGAAACGAACGCGTCTCCCGGATCGTGTCGTCCTGAGTGGTGCCTCCGGGACGGTTGCCGCTGACGGAGTCCGTGGTTCTTCGGGCGGCGTGTGGTACGTTGGCCTATCATCCGCGTCCTGGATGACGTAGGCTGGCTTCAGGCGGTCAATACTGACCGTTGACCGCTTGCCCCTGATGTCCAGGGTGTAGAATTTTTCGGTCCTTGACAGGACCTTGAACGGTCCATCGTACGGCGGTTGCAGGATCCCTTTAACCGCGTCGTTGCGTACGAAGACGTAGTCCGCCTCCGGTAGATTTTTAAAGATGAAAGTACGGCGTGCGCCGTGTCGACTGCCAGCAGCCGGAGCGATGCTGCGGAAATGCTGGCGCAGTCGTTGGACGAAGTCCTCTGGACGGTGGTCCGCTCCTTCCGGATGTGGGGCGAGGAATTCGCCGGGCAGGCGTAGAGACTCGCCGTATAGAAGGTCCGCCGATGTCGCGTGGAGGTCCTCTCGCCATGCTGCCCTGATGCCCAGAAGGATGGTTGGTAGTACCTCCGTCCATGTGGTGTTGGCGTGGCAGCGGATCGCTGCTTTCAGTTGTCGGTGGAAACGTTCCACCATGCCGTTGGCTGCCGGGTGGTAGGCCGTGGTCCTCCAGTGGGTCGTACCTGTCAACTCCGTAAGGTGTTTAAAAAGGTGCGACTCAAATTGCCTACCTTGATCGGTGGTGATCCTCGCGGGCGTGCCGAACCGGCTGATCCAACCCTCGTAAAATGCCCGCGCCACGGTGGCTGCCTCCTGGTCCCTCAGGGGTATCGCCTCAGGCCAACGGCTGAAGCGGTCGATGCAGGTGAGGCAATACCTGAAACCTTCAGACATCGGTAAAATTACAATGTCCAAATGTACATGTTCGAACCTCCCTGAGGGCGTTGCGAAGTTGCCTGGCGGTGCTTGCACGTGCCGTGTCACCTTGCACCGTTGGCATTCCAGGCAACTTCGAGCCCACTCTCGGCAGTCCTTCTTGATGGACGGCCAAACGTAACGCTCCGTTACGAGTTTGACCGTCGCGTTGATTCCGGGATGCGCCAGGCGGTGGACGGCGTTGAAGGCCGCTCGTCTAAATGGTCCAGTGATGTAAGGCCTCATGGTCTCCGTTGATGCGTCACAATAGACGCTGGTACTGGTCCCTGGCAGGGTCACCTTCTTCAGGTGAAGCGTGGTCCCGGTGTTGGCACGCAGGTATGCCTGCAGCTCTTCGTCGCTGCTCTGCGATTGCGCTAGCGCGTCGTAGTCCAACGCTTCCTCTAGCGTTTCCACTCTGGATAGGGCGTCAGCGACGATGTTATCCTTGCCGGCGATATGACGTATATCCGTCGTGAACTGGCTTATAAAGTCCAGGTAGCGAAATTGCCTGGGCGTGCACTTCTCCGGCTTCTGCTTGAACGCGAACGTGATGGGTTTGTGATCGGTAAACACCGTGAACGTTCGCGCCTCCACCATGTGGCGGAAATGTTTGATAGCCAGGTAGATTGCCAGCAGCTCTCGGTCGTAGGCCCCGTAATTCTTCTCGGTGGGGCTGAGTTTCTTCGAGAAGAAGGCTAACGGCTCCCAATGATCGCCGTTGCGTTGTTGGAGGACCCCACCAACGGTGAAGTCTGATGCGTCGCATGTCAGCGACAGAGGCGCGTCCGCCTTAGGATGAGCTAGCAGCGCGGCTTGTGCAAGGCCTTGCTTGCACTCTTCAAAAGCCGCGGCTGCTTCGGGGGTCCAATTGACCGGCGCCCGACCCTTGACGCCATCGTGTAACAGGTCGTTCAGGGGCGCCTGCACCTGTGCGGCCCTAGGTATGAACCTTCTATAAAAGTTTAGCATACCTAGAAACTGCCGTAGCTGCTTCGCTGTGGTAGGCTGCGGGTATCTCGCGATGGCCTCCACCTTGTCTTCTAACGGCCGAGAACCTTCGCCGTTAACGAGGTAGCCCAAAAACTTAACCTCGGACTTTCCGAAGTGGCATTTCGACGGGTTAACCCCCACGCCGTATTGCTTCAGCCGCTTAAACAGCTCCTCCAGGTGCTGTCGGTGCTCCTCTTCGGACGATGAGGCGACGAGGATGTCATCGATGTACGCATAACAAAAGTCCAACCCGCGTAACACTTCATCGATGAATCGTTGGAAAGTCTGTGCCGCGTTACGTAGTCCGAACGACATGAACGGGAACTCAAACAGCCCGAACGGTGTCGTTATCGCGGTCTTATGCACGTCTTCCGCGGCGACGGGAATCTGATTGTATGCACGCACTAAGTCGATGGTAGAGAAtatcgtcttaccatgaagtgccTGCGCGAAGTCCTCGATATGCCGCACCGGGTATCTATCGGGCAGCGTCCGTGCGTTGAGACCCCTGTAATCGCCACAGGGTCTCCATTCGTCCTCTCCTTTCTTCGGCACCATGTGCAACGGAGAAGACCAGCTGCTCTCCGACGGTCGAACGATGCCTAGCTGCATCATAGTTTCGAACTCCTTTTTCGCCGCCTTCAGCCGATCAGGTGCGAGTCGGCGGGGTTTGCTTGTCACTGGCGGCCCCGGTGTCGTGCGGATGTAATGCACGGTCGAATGTGCAGTCTGCGACGGTGATCCCTCTGGCCGAGTGATCTCCGGGAATTTTTGCAGCACCTCGTGGAACATCGAACCGCCATGCACGGTTTTAATGCTCGGAATCGACGAGGCCTGCTTGGTCGTCCAACCGGACACTGATATTGACGTCGTCTGATCCAACAGACGACGATTTCGCACATCGACTAGCAACCCATAATGGTACAAAAAGTCCACACCAATTATGGGTTTTCTTACCTCGGCTACCACAAAACGCCAGGTGAACGCGCGGCGTAGCCCGAGGTCTAAGGTTATTGTCACTGTCCCGTACGTAGGGATCTCCGTCCCGTTCGCCGCGTAGAGAAGATACTGCGACTTTTCCCGATTGCCACGAGCCATCGCTCTCGGGATTACACAGAGGTCGGCGCCTGTGTCGACCAAAAACTGCGTCTTCGTCGCGTAATCGACTACAAATAGACGGCGATTCGTCGGGGCAGCGTCGTCCGCCGTCATTAACGACTGCCCTTGGCGTTTCCCGACGAGTGCCAGTTGCACGGCGGTGTGCAGATATGGGCCTGCGAGCCGAATTTCCAATGGTAGTAGCACCTACCTCCTCGTAGCTCGAGGCGTCGTCGGGCAGCTGAACCGGATCGCGAACGTCGAGGTGATCTTCCCCGCTCTCCGTCACGTCGCGAAGGTCTTCCCCGGTTCACTTCTCTGCGGAGGGTCGCGATTTCTTCTCGCAGCTGACTAATACACTCGTGAACCGAGGCGTCAGCGCTACCGCTTCCATGTGTATTTCCGCCGGCCGCTCCGGCGGAGGCGGAAGCTACCGCGATCTTGGCGCTGCCGTGGTAGGTTTCGGACACGGCGTCCGCCACTTCCGCAATGCGGTCCAACTCCGCGTCCCGCATCGTGGCGAGAATCAGCTGCAGGCTCGCAGGTAGCCGACCCATCCACAGGGTCTTCAGCACGTTGTCCGATACGGTCGTACCGGCCAGGTTTCGGAGGTGGCGCAAAAATTGCGACGGTCTTCTGTCGCCCATTTCCTCGGATTCCAGGAGGCGCCGGGTCTTCTGCTCCTGCGACGAGCTCAACCGACGGATCAGCTCCGTCTTCAGCTTCTGGTACGGCGTGGCAGCAGgtggattcatgataatatctctCACCTCCATGGAGTACTGCGTTGGCAACGCACCGAGGATATAGCCGTACCTGGTGTGCTCCGTGGTTACTCCTGCGGCCTCGAAACTGCGTTCCGCGATAGTAAACCACATCTCCGGATCCGCTGCGTAAAAATCCGGTAGACGGACGGCCACGCGATCCACGGAGGCACCGGAGTGAGATGGTGTAGCCATAATGATGTTATGCACCAACCACAAAAAACGTTCCGCACTACTGTTATATGTTACGACGGATCACTACCGCACTACACGTTCGgtgatcacgtcggggtcaccaataattgagggcaatgtaacgggagtaagaaatcacactcgacctttttgcccacaatttaatataagacaatcaacaacagttatcaatagcgaaacaataataaaacaatagttcttaatgttgggggcggtgctacggctacgatttcttttacgtcgctacgcgactctagtgaaactcaacttgacctcacaattcttaacgaatatggaggctgctctaacgaacagggtgttctcgccgaactgttctaaccgaactatatgctagcgtcgttctaacagaactatgtgcttgcctcgttctaaccgaactgtccgaatcgaactgtcgcgaggacgaaaatgtcgtcccttaaaaatgcgtatagaaaaggatgggaaatcccagaatgaaaaggatggatgcacagacgaggagagtgaacgtttccacgaaacgtaacggacggaaattggtcataaataaaccaagttcaaggatctatcgtacgcgactggcaatgctcagtcgcgacgaaatcttaagggaaacaattgcttggcccagatgatggacacaaaccagacgggtatcgggtttaggaaacgcgcgggcctggtcgccaagtgctaacccgcggtggccagacctgcgctgtgtcgtaggaacgcattgttatttctttagagaatttacgactcgaaaataccaggaatcgtagccgccacattaCGTAATTTTAAATTCTTTAACTGAATATCGGCAACATACTCTTGTCCTATGCAATCTGTAAACGAGTATCGACTAAACATAAATCTACTCTATACTTtgacttttatacttacacacATTTAAATCGCAAAATTGTGCGATATTCAACTATCGATTATTTCAGCGAACAGTTTCGCTCAACAATCACTGATAGTGAATATACTAAGATAAAGTAGTTGAACTATTTTGCCTAGGATATTTAGTTGTGTACACGGCAATTAAATAGCTCCGTCACTACATTCGCAACAAAGGAACTGCTGTGACATGTGTCGGTGTGCTGATCTAATTACCGATTATCCTCAGCACCATCTCTTCATCCTAAATCCTGACTATCTCTCCCCTCTCATGCCCGATTCTATTCCACGCATTTCTTATCTTGTCTTGTATCAACACTAATTAGATTAGACAATAAACCGACAATGGGCTGCACAGTGATTCTTCTCGCGTTCAAAATGGTAATGATTTTTAGAAGTAATTTGAATTACTCCTTCGAGTGAATATTAAAGGGAATTAACAATTACTTAATTAAAATAGATAAAAATATTATGTGATATTATGTATACTATAAAATTATACATTATAATAATTTTAGTTATAATTTTCGTCACTTCATATTCAGCATTATACCTTAACCTTTCTAAAAGCAAAGAATTTATACAGGGTGATCGGTAAGTGGTGGCACAACCAAAAGGGGGGTGATTCTACATGAAATGTCGAATAAGTCGAAAATATCAAAtaataatttttcatttgaggctttgttttcgagaaatcGATTTCGATTTTGAATTTTCGCTGGGTATGGGTGCACTTGATCTACTTAAGTAACGTATAACAACTTGTATTAATTAAAATCGCAATCAAGAACGCGATAGAATTATTTGTAATCCAAGAATGAGTACATACAAAACTTTTTGGTTTGTTAAACAGTTATACTTTTCACTAATTAACGACATTGAATTGCTGCACCCGATGCTCTGATCGAATCTCGACGCGCGCTCGTTGAAGAAATTCCTGGAGCAGCGGTTCTTTAAACTGTGGTCCGCGGAACCAAGATACATGGTCACAGATATTAGACTTTTCTATTTGTTGTTACTTAACTAGTTATTAGGTTTAGGATTGGATGTgatctataaaaaaaaatgttgtTCAAGAGGAGATCCTCGGACTACATTAAGTTTAAGAACCTTTGCCGTGGAATAATATTATCAAAATGATGGTAGGACATAAATGTGGGATACGAAGACGAAGGAAGAGAAAAAATTGACAATAAGGTAGATAATTCGTTAGGGATTTACTAGGGATTAGGGATTACATATGTTCATTGAAATCTTCGGCGTATAGTTTTCTGCGACCCTATCTTCACAAAATACATTGCCCCACTGACGAGAAAAAATGTGTCTCAagaaacaaaataaaataacaGCATCGGTACGGCGACATCGCTTACCGTGTCACTTTCATAATCAACGCTTCTGGAAATTATTTCCAGGGTATTGTATGTTTTACGTTATGTTTGGTGCTTAGAGGATGAACGATAGAAGCAAGTTTCACTGGAGTTTGAATAATGAGAGTTATTTATTGAGACAGCATTGTCAAACAAGATCTGTTCGTTCGAGTCACCTTATTCTTTTTGCTGCAATTTGTGTGAATATcagcactaaaaatctaatcGATGTGTTATTCCTCCTGCGTTTCGTTAACTTTTCTCGTCAACCTATTACACTAGATTTTATCTTCTATGGTCTAGTCCTATTGCCAACCTCGCTTTCTACCATGTCCTAATCCAAAGACCCTAACCGCCTAACCCTATTTGCGTTTTCCTCCCAGATGATGTATTGTGCAAATATTCTACGCGTAGCGATGCTGTTAAATTGTATCGGTGTTATCTCGTAAAGTAGctttgccttaaaattattgGTAACATAATTAATTCGCATTACAGTATAAATCGAAGATGGCAGTGAAAGTTGGAAAACAGTTAATGAAGGATGGCATCTTACTGGACAATGAGCTTTTGATGGTATTTAACGTACGATATAACGTTTATGTATTAAGTTCTGGATAAATCATCTAAAACCTAAGTTGTAATTAAATCAAGTTTCAGAATTATATCTAATGATTTGTGCAGTAAAAAATTCAAGGCTTCGTTCTACGTATCTATGGCGACTAATCCTGAATAATCTTTAATAGAAAAAGCTGataataatgtaaaataattaCCTTAATGAAGTAGCACATAAAAATTTAGGTATAAACCATAAAATCAATTTCAAGTATCTAGTTAATACAACACATAGAACGAACATTCAGTTAAAAATTGTTAAACAGGACTACGTTACAAGTATTTAACGTGTTGAGAACTTTGAAATGTTTGAAATTACATAACGTTACACATGTACAATCTCTACGTTAtacatatacattatatataaagtttttgtaattttactaTTGAAAATATTATTGGAAACAGTAAACTAAACGATGAACCAAAGGAATTAaactaaatatatattatatctatgATAGGAATTTAATTCTCCAAATTGAAGTATTATTCTGATTCCAACTTATTTAATGAATTTAAAGTACACATATATTTATATAGTTCAATTTATCTATATCGTTTATAGTCTACTACTTTATCTATATAGTCAATATATTTATATAGTATAATGCTACTTGTTATTGTAAATTTCGATCTGAAAATCGCATTATTAAATTCTAATTTACTTTAGTCAGTATCAAAAGCATGGTAATTAGTCATGATGAGAGAAGTTGCGTGTAATTAATcagaaataataaaatgactggAGAATGAATGAAATATGTGTTTTATGTCTGTTGCAATGTTTTAATTTATTGTATCGTACATCGATTCTAGTTACCTATATGTATTCCTCTAACCCTGGCAGCTACTTGTAGCATGATATAGCACCATCGAAATGGCCTGATAGATTCAATTTATAGGCCGCCTAGAACACATCCTGCTAATCAATACCGAAAACTAACCCCTATCACTGATTAAAGTTTCTGcggaatatataaaatattgaattttttaaatttttatacTACAATTAATTCTTCATCGAAGAGTAAGAAATTATGTAATCACTTATCTTACAATCGATCTAGATAAAATTATTCTTTTCGATGTTTAATTCAATTTTTTACAGAAAAtacataacatagaaatgaatgcattAATTAAACAATAACTGGTAATTACTATAAAATAGCTTTTGCGAAACAATTACGTAAGCATTGAGAAAATATGACAATTCTGGATATATTGTATAGGAATTTTATAATACCTTGATTTTCTTTAATATTTCTATATTTAGAATAATTTGTTGAAATATGTGTTCTTCTTTTTTACAAGAGATACGCTTGACTCCATGAAAAAAATGATGAAAGAGAAAGATGGTGTGGTTTTGAGAGTGA from Xylocopa sonorina isolate GNS202 chromosome 2, iyXylSono1_principal, whole genome shotgun sequence harbors:
- the LOC143433152 gene encoding uncharacterized protein LOC143433152, with the protein product MATPSHSGASVDRVAVRLPDFYAADPEMWFTIAERSFEAAGVTTEHTRYGYILGALPTQYSMEVRDIIMNPPAATPYQKLKTELIRRLSSSQEQKTRRLLESEEMGDRRPSQFLRHLRNLAGTTVSDNVLKTLWMGRLPASLQLILATMRDAELDRIAEVADAVSETYHGSAKIAVASASAGAAGGNTHGSGSADASVHECISQLREEIATLRREVNRGRPSRRDGERGRSPRRSRSGSAARRRLELRGGRCYYHWKFGSQAHICTPPCNWHSSGNAKGSR